Below is a window of Nitrospinota bacterium DNA.
ACCATCGCCTCCGAAGGGAAAATGTATCTACCCTACGGCGACGGAAAACACGCTCCGGTATCGGCCGAAGACATCGCGCGCGTGGTGGTCGGTGTGCTAACGAACCCCGGACCGCACACCGGCGAGATATATAAAGTGACGGGGCCGGAGGATTTGTCGATCGCAGAGATCGCGGAGATATTCAACACGGCCCTCGGCAAGCCGGTTGAATACGTGGACATACCCTTAGAGGTTTGGCAGAAGGCCTTGGCTGACTTGGGCCTCTCTCCCTTTTTAATCCAACACCTGGGCCACATGGCAGAGGACCATAAAAACGGGTTTTTTGCCGGAGTGACGGATGTGGTGCATAAGGTTGGAGGCCGGCAACCTCAGTCCCTCGAGGACTTTATTCGCGCGAACGCCCAAGCCTTCGGGGCGTAGAAGTAGCAACAAATTTGATGGAGTAACCTCGCGTGAGAGGAGGGAGCAATGGAGAAAGTAACGGTCTATTCTACCCCCACCTGACCCCACTGCACCACGGCGAAAGAGTTCCTTTCGCAAAAGGGGGTCGCCTTTACTGAGCATGATGTCAGTCAGGATCGAGAGGCCCTTGAGGAGATGGTCAAGATATCCGGAGCGCTCAGCGTTCCAGTAATCGTCGTCTGTGAAGAGGTGATGGTAGGGTTCGACCGATCCCGCCTCGAACAGGCCCTGACTTGTATGGAGCAACGGTCCGAGGTATAGACATGACGCGGAGCATCCCGGCCCTGTCACCTCAATGGCGTGGTTCTTATTAGGAATTTGTCGCGAAAGAAAACCCAGAGATGGCATTGTCCGGAGGGAGGAGATTAATATGCGTTGGATAGTAACATTGCTTGGAGCCACACTGATGGTCGCTCTGATGGCGCCGCCAGCAGCGGGACGCATGAGACGAAATCCGACGATGCACAAATCAGTGAAAGTGGACGGGTTGGACATCTTCTACCGCGAGGCGGGTCCGAAGGACGCTCCAACCATTCTGCTGTTGCACGGTTTTCCCACGTCGTCGCACATGTTTCGTAACCTTATCCCCGCACTTTCCGACCGATTCCACATAGTCGCACCAGACTACCCTGGCTTTGGGAATAGTTCCATGCCATCGCCAGACAAGTTCAACTACACATTCGATCAATTGGCTGAAGTGATCGAGAAGTTTATTGCAGCGGTTGGACTGAAAAAATATAGCCTTTACGTCATGGACTACGGTGCACCGGTGGGCTTCCGCATCGCGGCGAAACACCCAAATCAGGTGCAGGCGCTGATCGTGCAGAATGGCAACGCGTATGAAGAAGGCCTGCTCGAGTTCTGGGATCCATTTAAGATATACTGGAAAGAGCGAACCGAGGCTAATGCCAAGCCTCTCCGCGAATTTTTTGAGATTGGTGCAACAAAGTGGCAGTATACGCACGGCGTGCGGAACGTCGAGGCAATCAGCCCTGACAACTGGACGGTCGATCAATCGCTGCTTGATCGTCCTGGAAACAAGGAAATCCAGCTCCAGTTATTCTATGACTACGGTTCCAACCCCCCACTCTATCCTCAGTGGCAGGCCTATTTTCGTAAATACCAGCCGCCGACGCTCGTAGTTTGGGGAAAGAACGACTTTATATTCCCGGCGGAAGGTGCTCACCCGTATCTTAAGGACCTCAAGAACATTGAGTTCCATTTGCTAAACACAGGTCACTTCGCGCTGGAAGAAGACGGCGACTTGATTGCCACACTGATTCGCCGATTCATGAAAAGATTTGTAGTGTCTGGAACGAGTGGAACACAATAGGTCGCGGAATTCGTAAGGACTTCAGGGATGGTAGGAGAATTGAGCAAAAGCTGAACGTCCCTACTTGTATAAACGAGATTATAATTTAGAGGGAGACCATATATGAAGCTCCTGTCGGTGAATGTTTCGTTACCCAAGGAGGTCCCATACAAGGGCAAGACAATCACAACGGGAATTTTTAAAGAACCGGTGGAGGGCCGGGTCATGCTGCGAGAGCTGAACCTCGACGGCGACGGCCAGGCCGATCTGAAGGCCCACGGCGGGACTTACAAATCAGTCTACGTCTACTCGATTGAGAATTACAACTATTGGAAGCGCGAACTCGGACGGGACGACTTTACCTTCGGACAGTTCGGTGAGAATTTCACCGTCGAGGGCATGCTTGATGACGAGGTCCACATCGGCGACATCTTCCGGGTGGGCGACGCACTCGTCGAAGTGACCCAGCCCCGGGTTCCGTGTTTCAAGCTCGGCCTCAGGATGGGCATGGTGGAATTCCCAAAATTGTTTCATAAAGTCGAGCGGCCCGGGTTCTATCTGAGGGTGTTGGAGGAGGGCGAAGTGGGAGCGGGCGACGTATTCGAGCGGGTCGAGGCCGACCCCGAGCGGGTGACGGTGCGGGATGTCTACCATCTTCTCTACTTCGACAAGGAAAACGTGGAAGGGGCGAAGAAGGCGCTCTGCGTCAAGGCCCTCTCGCCCGGCTGGCGTGGCTCGTTCGAGGAGATTGTAGCGAAAGACCCAGATGCGTCAACCGAAGACCTCGACTGTTGCACAGGAGCATAAAAACATGCGTTTGGAGAACAACCAGCAGTTTCCAACGGTAGTCGCTCGGCGAGTGGGAGACGGTGAGATCACAATCCCCGATGATCTGGCTGAGAGCTGGGGTGTGTTGCTCTTCTACCGGGGAGATTGGTGACATTACTGCAATCAGCAGTTAGCTGACTTTCAAACGAACATCGAGCGGTTAAGCGAGATCGGTACCCGGGTGGTTGCGCTGTCCGTAGACTCGGAAGAGGACGCCCAAAAGACCGTGGACCGCAACGCGCTCGCATTCCCGGTCCTGTATGGGCTAGACGCTCCGACGATGGCTTCGATGATCGGCGCTTACATCAACGAGGAGCCGCTCTACCTCCATGCCACCGGCTTCATCCTGCAGCCGAACGGGACCATCGCCTTGGCCGTCTACTCCAGCGGTCCGATCGGCCGCATCGTGTCCGATGACGCCATCGGAATTATTCGGCACTATCAGAAGCACGGCTACTAGGGTACAGAGGTGGCCACGCAGTCTTGATCCCTGAGGACTATCTTGGAAATCATCCCTCCGGCAATCGAGTCGTACCTGGAGAGTCTACTGCCTGGGAGGCACCCCGTCTTCATTGAGATGGAGGCTGAAGCCCGCCGCAGGGGATTTCCCATCGTCGGCCCCGTAGTGGGCTCGCTGCTGGCGCTTCTCGCCCGGGCCATCGGCGCCCGGACCATCCTCGAGCTCGGAAGCGGCTTCGGCTACTCCGCCCTCTGGTTCGCCCAAGCCCTCCCGCCGGACGGCCACCTCATCGCCATCGAGGTCAACCCCGACAACGCCAAAGACGCCCAAGCCTACTTCGCCCAGGTGGGCCTCGAGGGCCGGGCGACCCTCAAGATAGGCGACGCCCTGGAGCTCATCGAGGCCGAGGCCGGCCCCTTCGACATCATCTTCAACGACATAGATAAGGACGCCTACCCCGAGGTCCCGCCCAAGGCGCTGCCCCGGCTTCGGATCGGGGGTCTGCTCATCTCCGACAACGCCCTCTGGTCCGGCCGGGTAACCGAGCCTACCGGCGATACATGGACGGCCGGCGTGCAGGCCTACAACAAGATGGTGGCATCCGACCCGACACTCGCCACCACCATCGTTCCGATCCGCGACGGGGTGTCGGTGAGCCTCAAGCTCTCGGATGGGTGAGGGGGGTAGGCTGGCCCTCTACGGCCTTTGGGCCAGCAGGGCTATTACTAGGCGGTGAAAGCGCCGAAGGACCTCCCAGCGGCCCTCGCCTCCTGCTTCCCCTGCGTGCGGGTCGACGTGGGCGAACAGCGGCAGGATGGAGACCGTCGGCTCGGCGCCAGCGGGGAGGGCGGCCGCCAGCCGGAGGGTCTCGGTGTGAGGGATGACGGGGTCGGGTCTTCCGTGGGCCAGAAAGAGCTTCATGGTCAGGCGCTCGGCGTAGTATCGAGGCGAGAGCGCCCGTCGGAGTCGGGCCACGACAGGACCCGCCCGCTCAAGGAGCGCCTCCACCCGCTCGGGGTCCTCGGTCGTAATAATCTCAAGTATGGCCCGGCCGCCGGGCGAAAGGCGGCCAGCCAGGATCTTCATCCTCTCGGCCCGCTCCATCGGGGGAACGGCGGCCACGCGAAGGAGGAGGGCCCGGTCTTTAGGGTCGGCCGCGATGTGACCGTTTGCGGCGAAGAACGCCCACCGGTCGGTCGTGACCAGCTCGCCTTCCAAGGACCGTCCCGCCTCCACAAGGCCTTTGACGAGCGCTGATAGGTCGTAGTAGCCCCCGAAGGCGCCGGCGAATGCGACCGTTGAGTGGAGCCGGGCGGCGGCGGCCAGGGCTGGGCCCCCACCGACGGAGATCCCCACCACCCCGACCCGTTCGGGGTCGACCGCCTCGACCATAGAGTGGATGTAGGAAACCACGGCGGCCACGACGTCGATGTCCTCTTCGACGAGCGCTCCCCGCTTCAGGCCAGGGACCGCTGGGACGAGGACGGTGAAGCCGCCTGCCGAGAGTGTGGCGGCGAGGCGTCGCAATCGCCAATCCTCCTCGCCGGTTGCGACCATCCCATGGACGAGCACCACGCCGGAGCCGGGCGAGGCGTCCCGTGGCCGGACGAGGAGGGCCCTGGTCGCGCCATGGGGGTGAGGGATAGAGAGCGCCGAGACCTCGGGGCTCCAGCCGAGCCATGGCGTAACCGGCCGGGAGGCAGGCCTAACGATGTCGTGCACCATAGCCCAGCCCAAAAGCCACGTACTCCGGAGCGCCGAGACGACCACGAGGACGCCTATCACCGCCGCGATAAGAAGCACAGTGCGCCGCATGGGTCTAATTCCTCTTCAGCGCCGTAGGATTTCTCGGCAGTCCTTCCCGCCACCTGCTTAGGGTTTGACACAACCACTACGGCGGATTACGATGATACCAGAGAGGCGGCGCTCTCCGTAACGAGAAACGGACCATGGGTAAATACCAGATTGATAATACCTACGTCGAGAAGATTTCCAACCTCTGGCGCGGGATGGAGCAAAAGTACGGGCCCTTGAAGGACGTGGTGGAGGTCGATCCTAATCCCACCATGACCTTCGAGTCTATCGGCGGCCTGGAGGACGCCAAGCGGGAGCTTGAGGCCTTCAGCCTGGCCCTCACAAACCCGGAGCTTCACAATAAATGGGGCACCGAGCCCTCCCTTGGCGTCATTCTCTACGGCCCTTCCGGCACCGGCAAGTCCCTCCTGGTCAAAGCCCTGGCCAACCGCGCCCAGGCCATCGAGCTGCGCATTGTTTTACCCAACCTGATCATACAAACTATGAAAATCCCCCAGAAGTGGGAGGAGTTCCTTAAGGACCTCTACGCCCTTATGGGGGAGTTTAGACGGACGATTGTCCACCTGGACGACATCGACATGTTGGGCAGCGACTACGAGCAGCTCTTCCAGGCAATGAAGGGGGCCATGGTTCAGCTCACCCCCTTTCTGCTGGAGATTGTCGATCGGCTCATCGCCCAAAACAACACCATCGTCGTGAGCTCCACAACCCGCCTCGATTTAATAAGGCCTCAGTTCATCAAGCCGGGCCGCTTTGAGCGGATCATCGAAGTGGCAATGCCAGACCAGGTCGCCCGCAGGGAGATCTTTCAGATCAGCCTCCGGGCCGCCGAGAAGCGGGCGGGCCGCCCCCTGGTGGGGGAGGTGGACTTTGATGCCGCCGCGCAGGCCTCTCACGAACTCTCTGGCGACGACATCACCGAGGTGGTCCGCCGATGCTTGGAAGAGAAAGTAATTCTCGAAGGCACCGGCCAGCCGGCTCCCCCCATATTCACCGCCGACCTGCAGAGGAGCATCACCGCGTTCCAGAGCATCAAAGACCTCGCCGGCACTATCCGCACAAATCCGTCACTCTACCTGTGAGGCCCGCTCAGGGGCCTTTCGTTGACACCCATTAGGAGGCTCGTCTATACTGGGGTCGGGACCTTGGGCCGGCAAGCCAATCACCCTTCCGCCCGACCCACCAGGGTATCGATGTTTTGGGGATTGCCATGGCTGTGGTGCGGCCCTTTCGGGGCATCATTTACAATCCCGAGCTCATTCACGACTTAAAAAACGTCGTCGCCCCGCCCTACGATGTTATCCCTGAGAGCGACTTCAAGCTCTATTATCGTCGTCACGGACATAACGTCGTCCACCTTATTTTGGGCAAGGTCTACCCCTTCGACACGCCGGGCCGTAATCGTTACACACGGGCTGGTGAGTATTTTCACAGCTGGCTTAGTGACGGCGTCCTGCTAAGAGACCGGGAGCCCGGCTTTTACGCCTACAGCCAGACCTTCACCTATAAGGATCAACCGACTCGCCACCGGGTCGGGCTTATGGCGCTCGTTAAGCTTGCCCGCTATGACGAGCGGATCATTCTCCCTCACGAGGAGACCTTCCCCAAGCCGAAGGAGCACCTGAAGGCCCTGCGGCGGGCCTGCAAGGCCCACCTCTCGCCCGTCTTTGCCGTATTTTCCGACCCCGCCCGGGAGGTCGACGCCCTCATCGACCCAGGGGAGCGCCCCCCCATTATGGACGTCAAGGACGCCCACGGCGACCGCCACTGTGTGTGGAGGATTACCTCCCCCAAGGTCTGCCAACGCATCCAGGAGCTCATGGAGGACAAGCAGATTATCATTGTCGACGGCCACCACCGGTATGAGACGACCCTTGAGTTGAGGGATGAGTTCTGCGCGGAGGACCCCGATGGAGCGGCCAGTGGCGCGTACGACTACGTGCTGATGTTTCTCGCCAACTCCCATGACGAGGGGCTGACCATCTTTCCGACCCACCGGCTATGCGCAGGGATCAAGGACTTCCAGGTGGAGGACTTCTTGGCCCGTGCCCGGGAGGTGTTCACGGTAGAGCCGATCGAGGCGGCCGACCCGACTGAAGCCTCCAACGCCCTCGCCCAAGCCATGGCCGAACGGGGCAAAACGACGGCCGCCTTCGGCATATGCATCGCCCCGGGCCGGCTCTATCTGACGACGCTCGCCGACCACGGTCCGATCGATGAGCTGTCCGACCCCGAACTTCCCGAGGCTTACAGGCGCCTCGATGTCCACATCCTCCACACCTACCTAATCGACGACTGCCTGGGCATTCCCAAGGAGCGCTACTACGAGCACATCTCCTACACGCGAAACGACGCCGAGGTCGTCGAGGCTGTCACGGGAGGCCAGGCCCAGGTGGGTTTCTTCATGAACCCAACCAAGATGGCCCAGGTTGAGGAGGTCGCGCGCCTGGGCTTGCGGATGCCGCAAAAGTCGACCTACTTCTACCCGAAGCTACTGACCGGCCTCGTCATCAACCAATTTGGGTAAGGGCGGATGCGCGTCACTCTAGCCGAGTTCGTTACCTCCGCCGCCCGGCCCTCCCAGGTACCGCCTCCCTCTCTGCCCGAGGTGGCCTTCGCCGGCCGAAGCAATGTGGGTAAATCCTCGCTCATCAACACTCTCGTTATGCGCAAGCGCCTGGTGAAGACGAGCTCGACGCCGGGCAAGACACGTATGCTCAACTTCTTCGTGGTCAACGGCCGGTATGGATTCGTGGACCTGCCCGGATACGGCTACGCCCGGGCTCCCAAAGGCGAGAGGGCGGGATGGGGCTCCCTGGTGGAGGCCTACCTCAAGAAGCGTCCGACCCTACGGGCCATAGTCCTCATCATGGACCTCCGCCACGAGCCGTCCGACAAGGATCACCAGATGGTCGAGTGGCTCGCCCACCAAAAACTCCACGCGATCCTCGTGGCCACCAAAGCAGACAAGCTAGGGCGAAGCCGCAGGATGGAACAACGCAAGCGAATGGCCGAGGCCCTGGAGGTCGAGCCCGACCGGATAGTCCTCTTTTCAGCTAAGAGCCGCCTTGGCCGCCCTGAGCTCTGGCGAGCCATTCGCGCAGCTTGCCAAGAGGAGGTCTGAGCGACGCCGGCTTACCCGTCGCCCTAGGGCTCGCCGGGCGGAGTATGATGACGGAATTCCTGTTATAAAGGAGTGTCTAACAATGCCCATCTTCCAAGTCGATCTTGTCTGCCAGGTCTGCGGAGCCTCGTGGAAGGCGGAGGTCGAAGGCGACGACGAAGGGGACGCCCTCTTTAGATGTATCGCCGAGGCCAGCAAAAAGCGATGCACGTCGTGCACGAGCCTCGGCCAGTTCGAGCTCCAGCGCTCTAGTCCGAAAGAGCAGTGAGGGCGTGGAGGATGGACGGCCTAAACTGCTTCTGGGGGGTCCGAGTCACCCGCAGATGTGGGGCGCAGGTCCGAGCAGGGCATATCAGCGCATTTTTCCATCGAGCCCTGGGAGGAGAAAATCCTTGCACGGGACCCGGTGAGCACCTACAATAACGGCTAGGCTGTGGCTTGAAGGCGGGTGGATTTCCAGGGTCAACGCTATGTCTCCGTTACCAGGCCGGCCTGTCTCTTTAAATGGGAGTTCCGCCGCCTGCTCTAGGACGAATGGTTTCATGAGAGGACTTTTAAAACTACCGCCGAATCGGATCGTCTTCCCATCCTGGCTTGGGAGTGTTGGTCTATTGGCGGCCCTTGTGCTCATCGTTAGCTGCGGGGGCCGTAGGGCTGTCAAGCGCACAGATGCTTCCAAGCGACAGGGGCCCGTCCAGATACAGGAAGTCCGGCCGCCCTCGCCATTAGAGACGCTCGAATCCAAGGTCCGCGACCTGGATAAGCGGCAGCGCACCCTCGCGCAGAGGCGGGCGGAGGTTGAGAGGGATTTCGCCAAGCTGAGCCAATCTCAATGGGAACTGATCAGCCTGCGGGATGAAGTGCTGGCGGCTCAGCGGGAGGCGGCCGAGAGGGCCGCCTCTCAAAGAGCGGTGGGGGCCGAGGCCCTCGGGCAGCGGCGGGTCGCAAAAGCCACGGTAGCCAGGCCGCCCACCCCGGGCGGCCCCGGCGCGAAGCCCTTCGTCGTGCACACATCCTCGTACCGGACCGCCTGGAAGGCACTCAACGACTCCAGACGGCTCGCCAACGGTGGGTACATGGCCTACTCGTCCAAGGCCGACCTGGGGCCCAAGGGGATCTGGTACAGGGTGCTGGTGGACCGTTTCACCTCCGTTGGAGAGGCTCGCTCCTTTGCCCGTCGCCTCAAGGAGCGCAA
It encodes the following:
- a CDS encoding glutaredoxin family protein, producing the protein MEKVTVYSTPTUPHCTTAKEFLSQKGVAFTEHDVSQDREALEEMVKISGALSVPVIVVCEEVMVGFDRSRLEQALTCMEQRSEV
- a CDS encoding alpha/beta hydrolase, which produces MRWIVTLLGATLMVALMAPPAAGRMRRNPTMHKSVKVDGLDIFYREAGPKDAPTILLLHGFPTSSHMFRNLIPALSDRFHIVAPDYPGFGNSSMPSPDKFNYTFDQLAEVIEKFIAAVGLKKYSLYVMDYGAPVGFRIAAKHPNQVQALIVQNGNAYEEGLLEFWDPFKIYWKERTEANAKPLREFFEIGATKWQYTHGVRNVEAISPDNWTVDQSLLDRPGNKEIQLQLFYDYGSNPPLYPQWQAYFRKYQPPTLVVWGKNDFIFPAEGAHPYLKDLKNIEFHLLNTGHFALEEDGDLIATLIRRFMKRFVVSGTSGTQ
- a CDS encoding MOSC domain-containing protein, which encodes MKLLSVNVSLPKEVPYKGKTITTGIFKEPVEGRVMLRELNLDGDGQADLKAHGGTYKSVYVYSIENYNYWKRELGRDDFTFGQFGENFTVEGMLDDEVHIGDIFRVGDALVEVTQPRVPCFKLGLRMGMVEFPKLFHKVERPGFYLRVLEEGEVGAGDVFERVEADPERVTVRDVYHLLYFDKENVEGAKKALCVKALSPGWRGSFEEIVAKDPDASTEDLDCCTGA
- a CDS encoding peroxiredoxin family protein, coding for MRLENNQQFPTVVARRVGDGEITIPDDLAESWGVLLFYRGDWUHYCNQQLADFQTNIERLSEIGTRVVALSVDSEEDAQKTVDRNALAFPVLYGLDAPTMASMIGAYINEEPLYLHATGFILQPNGTIALAVYSSGPIGRIVSDDAIGIIRHYQKHGY
- a CDS encoding O-methyltransferase, with translation MEIIPPAIESYLESLLPGRHPVFIEMEAEARRRGFPIVGPVVGSLLALLARAIGARTILELGSGFGYSALWFAQALPPDGHLIAIEVNPDNAKDAQAYFAQVGLEGRATLKIGDALELIEAEAGPFDIIFNDIDKDAYPEVPPKALPRLRIGGLLISDNALWSGRVTEPTGDTWTAGVQAYNKMVASDPTLATTIVPIRDGVSVSLKLSDG
- a CDS encoding 26S protease regulatory subunit, with the protein product MGKYQIDNTYVEKISNLWRGMEQKYGPLKDVVEVDPNPTMTFESIGGLEDAKRELEAFSLALTNPELHNKWGTEPSLGVILYGPSGTGKSLLVKALANRAQAIELRIVLPNLIIQTMKIPQKWEEFLKDLYALMGEFRRTIVHLDDIDMLGSDYEQLFQAMKGAMVQLTPFLLEIVDRLIAQNNTIVVSSTTRLDLIRPQFIKPGRFERIIEVAMPDQVARREIFQISLRAAEKRAGRPLVGEVDFDAAAQASHELSGDDITEVVRRCLEEKVILEGTGQPAPPIFTADLQRSITAFQSIKDLAGTIRTNPSLYL
- a CDS encoding DUF1015 domain-containing protein, with protein sequence MAVVRPFRGIIYNPELIHDLKNVVAPPYDVIPESDFKLYYRRHGHNVVHLILGKVYPFDTPGRNRYTRAGEYFHSWLSDGVLLRDREPGFYAYSQTFTYKDQPTRHRVGLMALVKLARYDERIILPHEETFPKPKEHLKALRRACKAHLSPVFAVFSDPAREVDALIDPGERPPIMDVKDAHGDRHCVWRITSPKVCQRIQELMEDKQIIIVDGHHRYETTLELRDEFCAEDPDGAASGAYDYVLMFLANSHDEGLTIFPTHRLCAGIKDFQVEDFLARAREVFTVEPIEAADPTEASNALAQAMAERGKTTAAFGICIAPGRLYLTTLADHGPIDELSDPELPEAYRRLDVHILHTYLIDDCLGIPKERYYEHISYTRNDAEVVEAVTGGQAQVGFFMNPTKMAQVEEVARLGLRMPQKSTYFYPKLLTGLVINQFG
- a CDS encoding YihA family ribosome biogenesis GTP-binding protein, with the translated sequence MRVTLAEFVTSAARPSQVPPPSLPEVAFAGRSNVGKSSLINTLVMRKRLVKTSSTPGKTRMLNFFVVNGRYGFVDLPGYGYARAPKGERAGWGSLVEAYLKKRPTLRAIVLIMDLRHEPSDKDHQMVEWLAHQKLHAILVATKADKLGRSRRMEQRKRMAEALEVEPDRIVLFSAKSRLGRPELWRAIRAACQEEV
- a CDS encoding SPOR domain-containing protein, whose protein sequence is MRGLLKLPPNRIVFPSWLGSVGLLAALVLIVSCGGRRAVKRTDASKRQGPVQIQEVRPPSPLETLESKVRDLDKRQRTLAQRRAEVERDFAKLSQSQWELISLRDEVLAAQREAAERAASQRAVGAEALGQRRVAKATVARPPTPGGPGAKPFVVHTSSYRTAWKALNDSRRLANGGYMAYSSKADLGPKGIWYRVLVDRFTSVGEARSFARRLKERNKLSYAAPMRLPYAVALEAYPSMEEAREAKADLERKGLHPYVVKETNPGGSTLYRLRIGAFKKRSEAEAAAERAEQAGAASAVVKP